A segment of the Hemicordylus capensis ecotype Gifberg chromosome 6, rHemCap1.1.pri, whole genome shotgun sequence genome:
ccattggcctgagtggcagcagctctccagagtttcaggcagggggtctttctcagccctacctggaaatgccaggaattgaaatacATGTGCTATGCCAGTCAGTTACAGCTCCTCCCCAGTGGGTGTTGCCTGATATCTGAATGTTAAATGTGCGTATGTGTATTTCCCACACCTGTTTCCTTAGTAATTATTTTGGGTGGAGACTTGTTTTCCCATTGCCACACTCCCCTCCATAAGCAGGTGGTGGGGTGTTCTTTGCAGGGTGTGTGCAGTTACTTGCTTGACCTCAGTTTTTTCCCCAGTTGAGATTTTGGGTGTGAGCATGGATTTCCCCTACACTCTTTTTCCTCAGCTTGGGTGTGTACAAAGGAGTGAGGTGCTGGTGCCTTGAATTCACACCTATCCTGTTCATTATGTTCAGAGTGTGCTGGATGTGCATTTAGTATGTGCAGCTAGAATTCTGCCTTAGAGCAAAGGGCCAGGCTAGATCTTTATTCAGTCACTTTGGGATCTGTGATTTTGTGACCTCTTGTGTCCCTCATGTATTCCATATTCCTTGCTGCCTCCTCAAAGGTACCAGCTAATTAAGCCCTTAAATCACTAGAATTTAATGGGAATAACATGAACCCAATTTCTTGTGGTTCATGTGTTCAGAGTTTGAGGAATGTGAGAAACAGAAGTAGATAGGATATTTTAAAACCAGGAAGAGATAATGGGGCAGATCAAaactttttggggtgggggaataaaataaaaccagacaCAAGTaggaaaaaaaataaagaaatgaaattGACTAAACATTTCTATTTCAGGAATACATTTATTGGGATTTGTGTTTTACCTccactttttttttaagaacctGCAAAAATAACTGAATAATTTAAAGTGACACCTGCTGAGGGATTCAGCAACTTGAATAACTGATTTGGGGTTGGGCTGGAACACCAGTTGTGAGCATTGCCCACTGTGTCTCCATAAAGCAGCAGTGAAGGAGATGCTCATATCTTGCCAGCAAAGGTTCCTGCTTCACGTTCCTCATCCCAGCGTTTTATCTGAAAATGGGGGAATAGAAAGGTGGCTAAGAAAACTTAAGAAATGACCAAAGGCAGTTTGGTTCTTGAGGTAAACAAATccaaattccacacacacaccccaccccatgtgGTAAGAACCCCGTCATGCGCTAAGAAAAAAATTAACAATGTGCTGTCCTTAAATGGTACTCCAAAATTTGCCACCTGAGGGAGGCCCGCCATTGCTGTCTCATGGGAGGGCCAGCCTAGGGATAGAGAGATAATCAGTGTTGTGTTTACTTTGTattaaaacaagaaaaagaaaacattaacAATTCTCGGCTTGGGTAATTGAAATTCTGTGCCAGTAAAATATTAATTCTGCTACCTGTACAAATTGTGCAAACTAAACAATTGTGCATAATTTCTTCTGGTTTTGTTAGTCACGAGGAGAAGCTTGGAGCTATTTAGTGCTGGCACTGAAGCCTCTCTCTATttggagattttatttatttgctgaaacttcttatataccgcctcctccaaagactctaggcggtgaacaacagaaataccaacaataatcaattaaaaatatatattaaaaggcgaaacaggtgagtcttaagaagggccttaaaagcagccaggaagGACAATGAATGAATTGGCGGGGAttgtgttccaaagaagaggggcagccacagagaagatcctcctatgggcccaggcaccacacaccacaccagggcctgggacaataaggagggccagctgagaagacctcacaggacgggatacaactTAGCGAGAGAGGCAATCCTGGATATATAcaagtgctaagcccataaggttTTGTAtgtgagaaccagcaccttgaattggacccagaagcaaacaggcaaccaatGCAGCaaccgtaaaagaggtgtgacactatcaaatttACAGCCACCCATGAGGAAATGTTCATTCACTTTTCTGGCTTCAAAGATTTAATCAGCAGGCATTACCCATTTATTTTCAAACATATTTTTTAAGACATAGTGACTAGAGAATtgctttcaaaacaaaaaaaggctTCTGATtcattctactactactacaaatatttatttatatacccctcttcaaccaaagttctcaaagtggtttacacagaaaaataaataataaataaataagatggtcccctgtccccaaagggttcacaatctaaaaagaaacataaggtaaatatcagcaacagccactggagggatgctgttctgggattggatagggccagttgctctccccctgctaaatataagaaaatcactttaaaaggtgtctctttgctgagttaggatACTACTACACCCAATACCACATTCTCATAACATTAAAACAGATCTAACGATGATGAAGGGACTGTAATAAGCATTCAGGAATGTGCATGTAGAACCAGCAGACTGGACTAGGGTGAATCAATCTACATTTTATAGATATATACCATGTACCATAAGATTTGTTAGATCGCTTCCAAAATGTTTCTCAGACTGAAGAGCAGGCCTCCTAGTGGGTCATCGGATAACAGCAGGGTGTAAATGTGTCTGAAAACTATGTCCTTGTAGACTTACACTCTTCATTGCTTGTAGACCTACACATTTTCAGAGTTTAAATTTTTTCCAAAATGTGGCACATGATATCTAGGATTATAGCAACATGTTGTGGTTTTCTATATTTCTCTTGAGACTTGCTCTTTTGAAGGGATTGAATTTTCTATCAGCCAACAACTTGCCAGTTTTTCTAAGAAGTTCACATTTGGTTAAAGGTACTAAAGAGAAgggccccccccaaaaaataactCCACAAGAGCAGAGTTCAGCTCTACATTGCTTGTGACCTCTTTGGCATTTCAAAAGGAAAGGGTGTGTGCTATTCCCTATACATTGATTCTAAATAGGCTGTACTAGCTGTTCTCTGCTTACATGATCAGCATGGCTTATAGTTCAACATCTATAcaatattaacctggcttgctaCTTGCATGCATACCAATCCCatgatgctgttgaggcagcacagAGTGTGTGTCATACATTTCTCCCCTAAAAATCTGATGCTTCCACTTACCCAAGCAACTGGACACAGGGATTTGTAGACCCTATGGTACCATTCACACATTTCGACATCCTTGCCTTTGGCTGCCAAGCTTTTCATGCACCGGTGATAATCTGTAAAGAAGGAGGTGAGGCAATGTGGCTTCTACAGTGCCATCCACCCTTTTTCTGCTTAATGTACATCTCAGCTGTAGCATCTGCACCATGTAAACCTGGAATTACCAGTACCCTCTCTGCAATGACTAAAACCTACACCCTCAAGGCAGACAGAAATACATCCTAAAAAGATATGCCAGTATTTCATTCCCCCAGTACAACATACCTGAAGCAGAACATTACCTGGCTCCTCTCTGCTTTGGCTCCTGGGAAATTAAAAAAGCTCTGCAGCTCTGGATGACAGCAGTTTTTGGGCAGCTGCCAAAGGGTGgtacttaattttatttttcttattttttatattaacacatttttataccgcccaaaacttatgtctctgggcggtttacaacagaataaaaacaaagtaaaacattcgttaagacaaaaatagggggggaggggaaacacacacattacaatttaaaatttttaaaataatattttaaaacagcattaaaaccattaaaacaacattaattaaaagcctgagtgaagagatgtgtttttaaatactttttagaagctgtcagagatggggaggctcttatttcactagggagcgcattccaaagcctcagggcagcagcggagaaggctcatccctgagtggccaccagatgagctggtggcagctgcagacagacctctccagcagatctcagtgggcggtggtattcatgccgaagaaggcgttcccttaaatacccagggcccaaactgtttagggctttataggttacaaccaacacctggtattttgcctggaaacatatcggcaaccagtatagctccttcaatacaggagttatatggtctctccgagatgatccagagaccagcctggctgccgcattcttgaccagctgtagtttccggactacatacaagggcagccccacatagagcgcattacagtaaaccagtctggaggttaccagcagaggtaccactgttttgaggtaccactgttttgaggtcattcacctcaagaaacggacgcagctggcgtatcagccgaagctgatagaaggcacttctggccaccacctcaacctgggacaccagaagtacccctagactgtgtacctgttccttctggggaagtgtgaccccatcctgaacaggcagagcaaaatcatctctcaagttccgaccccacacaatgagtacctccatcttagccggattcagtctcagtttgttatccctcatccagcccatcaccgactccaggcaggcatttagggaaattatgccctctcccgatgatgctgacatggagaaatagatttgggtgtcatcagcatactgatagcaccctgcaccaaatctcctgatgatctctcccagcggtttcatgtagatattaatcaacattggagacagtatggagccctggggagcaccatacaaaagttcagattttgaagaacagcagtctccaagggacaccatctggaacctgcccaataggtaggagcggaaccactgcaaagcaactcccaaccccctcagacgctccagaaggatactatggttgatagtttcgaaagctgccaagaggtccagaaggaccaacagagtcacacttcctctgtcaattgccaattggagatcatccatcaggctgaccaaggcagtctccaccccatagccagcccgaaagccagtttgtaatgggtcaagataatcagtttcatccaaggctttctggagctgggaggccaccaccttctcaattaccttgcccagccacagaaggttggagacaggcctgtagttgttcaagtccgagggatccagggtaggcttcttcagaagcggtctaataattgcctccttaagacaaggaggcaacctaccttccttcagagacgcatttataatctctaccaggacttctacaacaacccccctgccagataagataagccatgttggacaagggtcaagagaacaggtggtgggccgcaccattccaaacagcttgtccacatcctcaggagtcacaaactggaactgatccaacctaatcacacaagaggagtctctggacacctccacatcagacactgaggtaattgtggatacggagtctaagtcggcccgaatacgagagattttctccacaaagaattcattaaacacatcacagaaggtaatcgatggttccagattctgattcaggggaggaggggcactcactagccctctcgcAACCCTCACAATCTTAAGGATGATGCCTGAAGGCACCAATCAACAGGAGATACAGCTATAACCAATGGATGTTGCTGTTGTCTTCACTATGTTTACTTTTAGACTgagagagccctttggggagaggtcatgattttattttattttattgtttaagcCGCTATGAGAATGTGTttattaaaaagtggtatataaataactaTACTAATAATTTGAATTGTGCTTTGGAATGGAGAGGACAAATGTGAGAATTTACTTTCACTGAGTACAGAATAGTGGGGGGATAGGCTATAAATTGCTGGGGAGAAATGGGCTATGGCGGTACATAAAATATTTGTTATAGTAGTAATAGAGCTCTGGGAGACATTACATGGCTATCATAGCAGATGGGCTGCATTACCATCAGAGTGTTGTAGACAGGGACAGCCCttctgaggcaaggtgaggcaactgcctcaggcagcagattcttGGAGTGCCAGTGAGGTAGCAAGATGCtttcctgctctctcctccttggAAAAAAAAGGgccggagggggaggaggaggttgtgTACAAGGAAGGGCAGCATTTGCCACTGCCTCAGGAGCACAGAGGTCTTGGGCTGCCACTGGTTGTAGAAGGCCATGGACATCCAGCAAGTCTTCTGGGcagcgtgtgtatgtgtgtaggagTACACAGAGTGCTAGCAACGTCTACTTGGCCTACTTGTTGCTAAAGCTGTTCCTAAGCCTTATCACCGTTAACTGTCACTTACagaagtattttaaaaacaacacattgGTATTATGCAGAGTGAGGCAGATACTGCTTAGGAGTAATaaggcaggagtgtgtgtgtgtgtgtgtgtgtgtgtgtgtgtgtgtgtgtgtgtgtgtgtaaacaaaaaATACATGTtggcagcaacagccacagaATAGCAAAAGGTGCAGGAGCAGCACTGGAACTGACAAGAGGCAGAAGCgtcaaaatgtttaaaactgcccaATGGCAGACACATTtaatatacatacatacgtacgtacaacatacatacaaatatttatatacctcttttcaactaaagttcccaaagcggtttgttCCCATGGCAGTCCTATGGCAGCCCCAATAACAGATGTTTAAGCACAGATTATCATCCTGAAACTTGCCCAAAGCAATTCATTACCACCCAAGAATAACACAAATATttagttccccctccccgccacagcCATATTCCTTCTTTACCTACCCAGATAATTCTGGTAGCAGTTGCGAGTCTGGTTGGTGTTTGGAAAACGTGGGTCAAAGGGGGCTGTGCGATAGTCATCCCGTTTTTTCTTGATTTGACTCAAGTCTGCTGCAGCTGAAACAGTCTGCATTTCTAAGAGGAAGATGGTGGGATGGAAAGGTGAGAGACTCCACTGACCTACCACCACATTGCCCTTcctcagaaaaaacaaacacccacaTTGCAGCTTTCACTTCCTTCCTAGAGAACTGACTCAGAAAAGCTGCATGCCAGGGATCCAGGCCCTAGTTTCTCTGCTCTAGTGGCCCAAGAGGCTCTGGAAAGTTAATGCATCCTTGCGCTGGGCCTAGTCTTTGACCCAGTTTAACCAGGCTGTGCCCATTGACcagatggttttttgtttttttaatcttctgCAGACTGCTTGTTACAAGCCTTTTCAACAAAATTACCCCATTTTGCTAGAGGCTTCTACCAAAAAAACTCTCCacactctgtggtcgccaggagtcgacaccgactcaacagcacactttacaagaGTGATAGAATGGTACCATACTTTTGTGATAGAGGGCACCACTACacctttcttctccctcttttgCTCAGTCCTCATGGGCCTCTCGCTCCTAACTAGTGACCTCCAATTGCCCAGGGCAGCCCCAAGAACTGCCTTTCTTGTACCCTGAACAGGTATTTTTTTATCAGTTCTCTCCAAATCCTTCCTCAAAACCCATGTTTTCCACATAGAACTGACTTAACCTCTAAATCCTTATTTCAAAATGGAATCAAGCTATATGTTCTTGTTACAATATTAACAATGGCacacctttccctcccttttctgttTCACCTTCAGTTGTTTCCCCactattttagattgtaagctctttgtgAACAGGAACCTGTCTAGGTGGCCTCTGTAACACTGTAAGGCACTACTATCATGGTACAATAGGTATGAGGGAATATACAACATACCCAGCTCCACTTCTGCCTCCTCACTGCCATTCTTATTACTTTGGTTACCTCCTATGAACTCTCACatcttgcacacacaccccattaacACACCCACAACTGCCATGGGGCCTTCTTATTCTTTTACTACATGGCTTCATCAGCTTGCTTGCCTCTCACTATTAACACGTTTGTTTAGACAATCAAAAATCTGGGACCAATATCCTGAA
Coding sequences within it:
- the LOC128330362 gene encoding cytochrome c oxidase subunit 6B1; protein product: MQTVSAAADLSQIKKKRDDYRTAPFDPRFPNTNQTRNCYQNYLDYHRCMKSLAAKGKDVEMCEWYHRVYKSLCPVAWIKRWDEEREAGTFAGKI